In a single window of the Nocardioides sp. L-11A genome:
- a CDS encoding protein phosphatase 2C domain-containing protein: MRAVGPADRNVEVVALDVTIELGAASHIGKVRRLNEDAYLARRHLALVADGMGGHACGDVASAHAVEALAAIAERDRLRPEDVQEAIGQANEAILADSREPGRGGMGTTLSGIALVDFGGSPHWLVFNIGDSRVYRIAGGAAVQLTVDHSEVAELVALGRLRAEEASSHPLRHVITRSLGTDPAPAPDVWIFPTDPDGDVFVACSDGLTNELDDARIAAIVEAARGPRDAATMLVDAAVEAGGRDNVTAVVVHTPPAAEDDLDVATTPKQPDPRAER; encoded by the coding sequence TTGAGAGCAGTCGGCCCGGCCGACCGGAACGTGGAGGTTGTCGCGCTGGACGTCACCATCGAGCTGGGTGCCGCCAGCCACATCGGGAAGGTCCGCCGCCTCAACGAGGACGCGTATCTCGCCCGTCGCCACCTCGCCCTGGTCGCCGACGGGATGGGCGGGCATGCCTGCGGCGACGTCGCGAGCGCCCACGCGGTCGAGGCGCTCGCGGCGATCGCCGAGCGCGATCGGCTGCGCCCCGAGGACGTCCAGGAGGCGATCGGACAGGCCAACGAGGCGATCCTCGCCGACTCCCGCGAGCCCGGCCGGGGCGGCATGGGCACCACGCTGTCCGGGATCGCGCTGGTCGACTTCGGCGGCAGTCCGCACTGGCTGGTCTTCAACATCGGCGACTCCCGCGTCTACCGGATCGCCGGCGGCGCCGCCGTCCAGCTGACCGTCGACCACTCCGAGGTCGCCGAGCTGGTCGCACTCGGCCGGCTGCGCGCGGAGGAGGCGTCGAGCCACCCGCTGCGGCACGTGATCACCCGGTCGCTGGGCACCGACCCCGCGCCGGCGCCCGACGTGTGGATCTTCCCGACCGACCCGGACGGCGACGTCTTCGTCGCCTGCTCCGACGGGCTCACGAACGAGCTGGACGACGCACGGATCGCGGCGATCGTCGAGGCCGCCCGCGGGCCGCGGGACGCCGCCACGATGCTGGTCGATGCCGCGGTCGAGGCCGGGGGGCGCGACAACGTCACCGCGGTCGTGGTCCACACGCCGCCCGCCGCCGAGGACGACCTCGACGTCGCGACCACACCCAAGCAACCGGACCCGAGGGCGGAGCGATGA